CAAGCCAAGCAGATAAAGGCTTGCGGACGATTTCAGGTACCCAAATGTCATATAATCAAAAAGTACCTGTTTTCAGGTACCTTTTTGTCATATAGACCTAGAAAACTTAATGGATCCTATCGCCTCTTCGAGGCTCCAGGATGACAGCAAAAAAAAGACGACCCCGAAATCATTCGACTATGCTAAGGATGACGAATGCGAGAAATAATGTGCCCTATTCCCCGGCTCGCAGGCCGGGGCTAAAGGCGTAAAAGGCAAATGTAGCGGGGCTGCCTGCAAACCCATTACTAAGCCGACACGCCTAAGCTCAAAGAGCAACGGCATTAAAGACTTCGCAGTCTCAAATGCTCCAGGGTGACGTTTATTGCAAGCCTTGGGCTTCGCGCATGCGGCGGCGGGCGCGGGAACCGGGGCGGTTACGGCGATGGCGGCGTTCACCATGCGGTGCTTGCGGCTGATTTGGGGCAGCATTTTGGCGAGCCTGCGCTTCGACATGAACATTTTGTGCGTGGGTATTTTGCGCCGGAGCATTATGCTGAGGCTTACCGTGACCATGTTTCTGATTGTGCGGTATTTCATTCGCACGGAGCTGCACATTTTCAGCGTTTGCGCTTTGCGCAGTTCCATCCGCCAACATATTATTCAAATTCTGCTTTCCGCGATTTTCATTGCGATTTGCGCGATTAGCCTTATGTGAATCACGATTATTGCGAGTTTCTGCAGCGCGAGCCTGCGCTTCTTCACGGGACATGCGTCCGCGAGAATTGCGCATCATACTTTCGGCAGTCTCTTTTTGCGGAGGCGGCAATTTGTCATAAATGCTTTGGTCGCCTTCCGGAATTTTCACACGCGTAAGCTTTTCGATTCCGCGCAAATCAGATTCTTCGTCCGGCGAGCAGAAAGAAATCGCGACACCTTCCTTGCCAGCGCGAGCGGTACGGCCAATGCGATGCACGAACGTTTCATGTTCACTCGGCAAGTCGTAATTAAACACATGGCTTACATCGTCCACGTCAATGCCACGTGCCGCGATGTCTGTCGCCACAAGCACTCGAATTTGTTCGCACTTAAAATTCCCGAGAGCTTCTTGACGGCGGTTCTGGCTCTTGTTCCCGTGAATGGCAGCGCACTTGACACCAGCCTTTTCAAGAACGCGCACAATCTTATCGGCACCGTGCTTTGTTCTGCAAAACACAAGCACCTTTTTCATTTCAGGGTGTTCCGCCAAGAGTTCCTTGAGGAGCGCTCCCTTGCGGCGCTTGTCAATGCGATACAACTCCTGACGGATACGTTCAATCGGAGTGCTCTGCGGAGCCACTTCAACTTGCACTGGGTTCGGACGCAAAATCGTCGATGCGAGTTTCAAAACCTCATCCGGCATCGTTGCGCTAAAGAACAAATTCTGTCGATCCGGCGGGAGCATCGCCACGACCTTGCGAACATCATGGATAAAGCCCATATCAAGCATGCGGTCAGCTTCGTCAAGTACAAAGAATTCCAACTTCTTCAGCGAAACAGCCTTCTGCCCAATCAAATCCAGCAGACGCCCCGGAGTCGCCACAAGCACATCCACGCCGCGAATCAAATTGCGCTTTTGCGGACCGTCGCCCACACCACCAAAAATGCACGTTGTCGAAATCGCCGTGAACTGAGCATACGCCTTGAAGCAATCTTCAACTTGAATCGCAAGTTCACGAGTCGGCAAAAGAATCAACGCACGGCAAGTCTTCGGAGAACGGAACTTTCCAGAATCCAAAAGCCGCTGCAAAATCGGGAGTGCAAATGCAGCCGTCTTTCCGGTTCCCGTCTGCGCAATACCCAAAATATCCTTGCCTTCCAGCAAGCTCGGGATGGAACGTTCTTGAATCGGGGTCGGAGTTTCGTAACCAACGGCGCGAACAGCTCGCTGCAACGGATTAGCCAAAGGAAGTTCTTCAAATTTCATACGCGCCCAAAGATAGAAAAACGGAATCGAGCGCCATACAACAATTTAACGCAGGCGACGATCCAAACCTGCATGGGAAGCGTAGAAAGCCTTCTTATCTTCGTACATGCGCGCATCGATAACATTAATGAAAGTATCAACGCTTTCAGTCTTCATATTAAGTTTATGGCAACCAATCGAAACAAACAATTCGTAAGGTTTGGATCCATTTTTGTTAAACTTATCAAAGAACTCACGAATTCTTGTAACGCAGCTTTCCACAGCAACATCATCTTGCGTATTCAAAAGAACAACAAATTCATCCCCAGCATAGCGCATCACGCATCCACCATTCCCCACTGCGGATTGGAGGATTCGCGCAGAAACCACTAAAGCATCGTCACCTACGGCATGACCAAATTTGTCATTAATATGCTTGAACGCATTCAAGTCAATCATGATACCCGT
This window of the Fibrobacter succinogenes genome carries:
- a CDS encoding DEAD/DEAH box helicase, producing the protein MKFEELPLANPLQRAVRAVGYETPTPIQERSIPSLLEGKDILGIAQTGTGKTAAFALPILQRLLDSGKFRSPKTCRALILLPTRELAIQVEDCFKAYAQFTAISTTCIFGGVGDGPQKRNLIRGVDVLVATPGRLLDLIGQKAVSLKKLEFFVLDEADRMLDMGFIHDVRKVVAMLPPDRQNLFFSATMPDEVLKLASTILRPNPVQVEVAPQSTPIERIRQELYRIDKRRKGALLKELLAEHPEMKKVLVFCRTKHGADKIVRVLEKAGVKCAAIHGNKSQNRRQEALGNFKCEQIRVLVATDIAARGIDVDDVSHVFNYDLPSEHETFVHRIGRTARAGKEGVAISFCSPDEESDLRGIEKLTRVKIPEGDQSIYDKLPPPQKETAESMMRNSRGRMSREEAQARAAETRNNRDSHKANRANRNENRGKQNLNNMLADGTAQSANAENVQLRANEIPHNQKHGHGKPQHNAPAQNTHAQNVHVEAQARQNAAPNQPQAPHGERRHRRNRPGSRARRRMREAQGLQ